One Nitrospirota bacterium genomic region harbors:
- a CDS encoding PilZ domain-containing protein — MRRPRVILFEEGAETKKALKQFFEAGGYETIVVAQFDFCPFYRSVEASRGASITSCCDLVVIGNKGPHVSSARLLTSQTHHCSIPEPHHKAIITGASANDCVDAVKAGDVAVFHDPLDLDEFGKWVRSCQERMDLTIPLLIMRKAPRLPCSADTKVHYRVMNRNEINQARALNLSSCGICIRTRHSLKLRQVIHLWSKAPLITEDAEVRWIQPAGDGSLLIGLTFCVD; from the coding sequence ATGAGAAGGCCGAGAGTCATTCTGTTCGAGGAAGGGGCGGAGACGAAAAAGGCGTTGAAGCAGTTCTTCGAGGCCGGGGGCTATGAAACGATCGTCGTCGCGCAGTTTGATTTTTGCCCTTTCTACCGGAGCGTGGAGGCATCTCGCGGCGCAAGCATAACGTCCTGCTGCGACCTCGTCGTCATTGGGAACAAGGGGCCGCACGTGAGCAGTGCACGGCTCCTCACGTCACAGACCCATCACTGCAGTATACCGGAACCACACCATAAAGCGATCATCACTGGAGCGTCCGCCAACGATTGCGTAGACGCGGTTAAGGCAGGGGACGTGGCCGTTTTCCACGATCCCCTTGATCTCGACGAATTCGGGAAGTGGGTCCGGAGCTGCCAGGAGCGGATGGACCTGACGATACCGCTTTTGATCATGCGCAAGGCGCCGCGCCTGCCCTGTTCCGCAGACACGAAGGTTCACTATCGTGTCATGAACAGGAACGAGATAAACCAGGCACGCGCGTTGAACCTGAGCTCCTGCGGGATCTGCATCAGGACGAGGCACTCTTTAAAGCTCCGTCAGGTGATTCACCTGTGGTCAAAGGCCCCGCTTATTACCGAAGATGCCGAGGTGCGGTGGATCCAGCCGGCCGGGGATGGATCGCTCCTGATCGGCCTTACGTTCTGTGTCGACTGA
- a CDS encoding DUF6691 family protein, translating to MSAPLLLSDNVNLVMAVVLGAFFGFFLERGGLGNPHKLTGVFYLSDFSVPKAMFTAILVAATGLVLLADLKILDMSRIWIIPTYFWPQLAGGALFGLGYLVSGYCPGTAVAGLASGRLDALATMFGIGAGTLIFSAVFPLIEPFYKISDMGSVTLPGLTGINHWVFVVALFALAGAMFLGMERYERRGRHSPSKENRPLPLGHGASRAAR from the coding sequence ATGAGCGCGCCTTTACTCTTGAGTGACAACGTCAATCTAGTGATGGCCGTCGTTCTGGGGGCGTTCTTCGGGTTCTTTCTCGAACGGGGAGGGCTGGGCAACCCGCACAAACTAACGGGTGTTTTCTATCTGTCCGATTTCAGCGTACCGAAGGCCATGTTCACCGCGATCCTCGTCGCAGCGACCGGTCTTGTGCTGCTCGCAGACTTGAAGATCCTTGACATGAGCAGAATATGGATCATACCCACGTACTTCTGGCCCCAGCTGGCAGGGGGAGCGCTTTTCGGACTCGGTTACCTCGTAAGCGGATACTGTCCCGGCACTGCCGTGGCCGGCCTTGCTTCCGGCAGGCTCGATGCCCTTGCGACGATGTTCGGGATTGGAGCCGGGACCCTGATCTTCTCGGCGGTCTTCCCGCTGATCGAGCCCTTCTACAAGATATCGGATATGGGCTCGGTAACGCTGCCGGGATTGACCGGCATCAACCACTGGGTCTTTGTCGTGGCACTCTTCGCGCTTGCCGGGGCCATGTTCCTCGGCATGGAGCGGTACGAGAGAAGGGGCCGGCACTCTCCGTCAAAGGAGAACAGGCCTCTTCCGCTTGGTCATGGTGCGTCCCGGGCGGCCAGATAA
- a CDS encoding YeeE/YedE thiosulfate transporter family protein, with product MNKSGYWSPYLAGAGIGLALLASFVIAGQGLGASRAFTVGAGTAMREVLPGYTATLTYLEKYLETSPFRDWTVLEVAGVFLGAFLGVALSRSFKLRFDRAATMTVGMRAMTAFGGGALLGFASRLARGCTSGVALTGGSQFALSGWVFVIAMFASGFLFASLFRRLWS from the coding sequence ATGAACAAGAGCGGTTACTGGTCTCCTTATCTGGCAGGCGCCGGGATCGGCCTGGCCCTCCTGGCATCGTTCGTAATTGCGGGCCAGGGGCTGGGCGCTTCGCGGGCATTCACGGTTGGCGCCGGGACGGCCATGAGGGAGGTGCTGCCCGGCTACACGGCGACGCTGACGTACCTCGAGAAGTACCTGGAAACATCCCCTTTCAGGGACTGGACCGTCCTTGAAGTGGCCGGGGTGTTCCTCGGCGCGTTCCTCGGCGTTGCCTTGAGCAGAAGCTTCAAACTCCGGTTCGACCGGGCCGCGACCATGACCGTCGGGATGCGGGCGATGACGGCATTCGGGGGAGGAGCGCTCCTCGGGTTCGCCAGCAGGCTCGCGCGGGGATGCACGAGCGGCGTAGCGCTCACCGGCGGCTCCCAATTTGCTCTGTCCGGCTGGGTCTTCGTCATCGCCATGTTTGCCAGCGGATTCCTGTTCGCATCTCTCTTCAGGAGGTTATGGTCATGA
- a CDS encoding response regulator, producing MARHDAAPFHGRALHGNRLISAVDRDPNHLHYLTLLLHRMGYRVEAAATDAAARRSIGKQVPDLVVAHFPLVGDNDLAFLQELRENQRTAAVPVIVITSSGDLVGAKDCLAAGAAECVAWPVEAEELYFSVQKALERVPRRNLRMLLRLPVYVNSDPLECSANGCETVLSAKGMYVETRYPAAEREKLAVQFMLGDRPVSVDAMVLFSDYPGPALGRETGMGLYFTKIAPEDEAFIRQYIHNAISAGEPGGKVGMGTKL from the coding sequence ATGGCACGCCACGACGCTGCTCCGTTCCACGGACGCGCATTACACGGCAACCGCCTGATCAGCGCGGTTGACCGCGACCCGAACCATTTGCACTACCTCACGCTGCTTCTGCACCGGATGGGATACCGCGTCGAAGCGGCGGCTACGGATGCAGCGGCTCGCCGGAGCATCGGCAAGCAGGTACCGGACCTGGTAGTCGCTCATTTCCCGCTCGTGGGGGACAATGACCTGGCGTTCCTGCAGGAACTCCGGGAGAACCAGCGCACGGCCGCGGTTCCGGTCATCGTGATCACCTCCTCGGGCGACCTGGTGGGAGCGAAGGATTGTCTCGCGGCGGGTGCCGCCGAATGCGTTGCCTGGCCGGTCGAGGCGGAGGAACTCTACTTTTCGGTCCAGAAGGCGCTCGAACGCGTGCCGCGCCGGAACCTCCGGATGCTTCTTCGGCTGCCGGTGTACGTGAACAGCGACCCCTTGGAGTGCAGCGCAAACGGGTGCGAGACCGTTCTCTCCGCAAAGGGCATGTACGTGGAGACACGGTATCCCGCCGCAGAGCGGGAGAAGCTTGCGGTGCAATTCATGCTCGGGGACCGGCCCGTGAGCGTTGACGCCATGGTGCTGTTCAGCGACTATCCGGGCCCTGCACTGGGCCGCGAGACCGGCATGGGGCTGTACTTCACCAAGATCGCGCCCGAGGACGAAGCGTTCATCCGGCAGTATATCCACAACGCCATCTCGGCAGGCGAGCCGGGGGGAAAAGTCGGCATGGGAACGAAACTATAA